The genome window ATCATTCATTTGCGCTATCCCCTGCTCCTTCCCGGTTGTCCAGACTTTGGTAGCGAAGAAAAACTTATCGTTGTTTTTCAACTCGGTGGTAAGCGCTCCGATCACCTCTTCTGCACGCCCGTACATAGGCGACGCGTCGATCAGCTTGCCGCCTAATGTCTCCATTTCCTGCAAAACCTTGGTCAATGCTGCTCTTTCGCTCGCTGCCTGGCCTACATCGAATTGCTGCCAGGAACCAAGACCGATTACCGGAAGTTTTTCGCCACTGGCAGGGATTGTTCTTTCTATCATTATTTTCTGTTCAGGTTTTGCATGAGAGAACAATGGATTTAACAACATTGCACCGCTGGAAAAGCCAATGCTCTTGATAACATCACGACGGGAAAACGAATCTTTCATATTTAAAGGGCAGGATAAAAAAGCTTACATGGCCTAATTTACACAACAATCCTAAAAATTACCCCACAAATCAAAAAAGGAGCCCGGCTCGCGGCCAGGCTCCTTTCTCAAATTTTCACACCAAAATGTAACTTCTTATTTTTTCTCGATGGTCACATTAACTTTATAATCCTCGATTTTAGGCGTTTGTGTGCTTACCGGATAAGGCTGCAATTCGCTTACCGTCAGCATGTAGTTCTGACCACTTAATGTGAACGCCTGCGAATCCGCTTTTGCATCTCCTTTGAAATCAACATTAACCTCCGTGGAATTAGTCGCATCGGAAACATTGAGCTTGATTTTTGCGCTTCCCATCTGAATACAAACTACATCCTTGGGACAACGGCTGTCATTCACTTCCCTAAGGTCTACCTTTAAATCGGCGCCCGACGCTCCGGCGCCCGAAGCTGCAATTTTGGTCTGCTTGCGGTAAGGCACGCTGGTTGACTGTGGCTCGGGCTGTGGCGTTGCGTTTTGTTTCTCGTCACAAGCCATAACCGAGAGCCAGATTAGTGCAAATAAAATTGTTCTTTTCATGCTAATAGTGCTTTTTGTCATACAGTTTAGAGAAACACACGGCAATAAAAAGGTTGTAACGAAATGCGAAAATATTACAGAATTCCCTAAACCTCGAAAGGGATGAACTGACTTCCAGATCCTTTACCGACCACTGATCGACGACTGTTTTTACATGAGCCATCACAAAGCAAAACAGCCGGGAAATTTTCCCGGCTGTTCCTTCATCATGTGGAAAAATTATTCCTTATCCCACATTATTACCATCTTTATCTAATCTCACCCTGGCACTTTCACTGCCTTTGGCTACTTGTAATTCGTAATATGGTGTTTTAGCGCCCTCTTTTACCAGAAATGCTTTCTTCACCGTCCAACCCGAAAACTCTTCTCCTTTAATGGTTTTTTTAATTCCCTCAGGAAGGTCTTCCGGTTTTACCGCTACCTTATCTTCTTTTGAAGTTGTAGTGGTTTTTGTCGTTGTCTCTTGCTTGGTTTCCGTTTGAGCGGACTCTGTTGTTTGCGCTGTGACTTGAACAGAAGCGAAAGAGATAAGTGTCATGGCCAATGCCGATACTATTAGCTTTTTCATAATTTGGGTTCGTTTGAACTTGTTTATTTTACGTTTCTGTGCATCCGCACTGTTGGGTAAAAAGCTAACATCATTATGCCAAAATACTTAACAAACTCATTTTCAATATTTTAATAAAATACGACATATTGAGACTGTGTCGAACGAAATCCACGTTTTGTGGGATTTATAGCCAGCTTAGGTCAATTCAGGACCTGCCCTTCTTTGTTCACTTTCATCCGGGATTGCTCATCCGCCTTCCTGACCACCAGTTCGTAATATTGCCCGCCGTCGTCAGCAACCACCAGATAGGCATCCGAAATCGTCCAGCCTGCATAAGACTTGTTGTTCAACGCATTGCGTACTTTTTCGGGAAGATCCTCCGGCCGCACTTGTACGCGTTTTTCCAGCTCGATAACTGTTGCCTCTTTAACGAAACGCACTTTATGAATGCCATCGCCGGTAAATGCAGAGCCGACAACACCAGCCCCGAAAATCAGTGAACTCAGTAAAAGTCCTTTTTGAAAAAACGTCTTATCCATTTTCATAATTGATAGCTCATACTGACGCCTTAGTCGGAGTCAATGCTATATGGCTAAAATTATGCCTGCCCGAAAACAAAGAAGCCACACCCGGATGGGCATGGCTTCAAAGCGAACGGAATCTGATTATTTATCGTAACCTGGGTTTTGTACCAGCTTCGCGTTACGGTTGATCTCATCACGGCTGAAAGGACGGAAATACATTTTATCAACCCATGTACGGTTTTCATGCGATTTCTCGACAACCGGGGTATAAGTGTAAGTATAAACGTCTGTATCATAGTGATACGGCTCTTTCATCGTCTTACCTGGCTTGAACTTGCCCAAAACGTTGATGTATTCCAACGGACGACCCAATGTTTCTTTGGCGATCATCCAGCGGCGTGCATCGTGGTAACGTTGCTCTTCGTAAGCCATTTCAATGCGTTTTTCATGACGATACGCTTCTTTCAAAGCAGCGCCGGTCACTTTCAATGCGGGCATACCGGAACGGAAACGTATCCTGTTAAGCCATAGCAAAGCTTCCGCTTCCTGGCCTACTTCAATGCTTGCCTCAATGTAGTTGAACACAACTTCCGTAGTACGGATGAACGGCCAAGGGATATTCTGACGGTCCGTATTGTCATACAATGCAGGGTTTGGATCAATGAATTTACGCATGTAATATCCTGTACGGCTACCATTCCAGTCTTCGATTGAGCTGCTGCGTGTATCCAATCCTTTGCGGTTGATCAATGCGCCTTTGTCATCCAAAAGGTCATATGCACCTGTCTGGATCTGGTTCGCAGGATCTTTTGCATCCGATGGGCGCGGCTTCCAGTCTGCACCGTCAAACATTACGGTTGCGTAGAAACGGGGATCGCGGTTTTTGTAAGGAGCTGCTTTGTGCGTTGGATTGGTCCAGCTGAAACGTGTTCCGTCCATCAGTTCGTAATCATCAACCAGCAGGCCGATAGGCGTATTTCCAGCCCAGTTGTGGTAACCGTTAGGACCGTTGTTCAAGCCGGTCTGACGGGCACCTTCGCTAAGGCTAGGTGTGAAATACCGTCCGAAAATGATTTCATTGGCAGCAGATGCGTCCAGTGATTTATCAGCACTCGCACCGCCCATAGCGATGGAAATGTAATTGATCCTTCCCTGTGCAGGCGTTACCGGAGCAGTCAGATTAAGTTTATATCCACCGTCCGTTGCAGCCAGTGCCGCTTTTGCAGCAGCATGCGCAGCCGTCCAGCGCGCCTTTCTGTCACCGGATACATAACCCAGGAATTCAGGGTTAGGGTAAGCAGCAAGCACAGCTGATTTGGCTTTCGCAGTCGTCATATCATGCAAATCGCTGGCAGCATAAACCAACACTCTGGATTTCAGCGACAATGCAGCCGCTTCGCTTGCACGGCCTTTCACAATCGTTTTGCCTTTCAGCAACATGGCAGCGCTGTCCAGGTCAGTAACGATGCGGTTCACACATTCTTCATAGGTGTTACGGGGCACAGAGTAATCTTCATTCAGGTTATAAACCCTCGTAATGATCGGCGCAGATCCGTAGTAGCGAACAAGCTGCTGATAGTAATATCCGCGCAGGAAATAAGATTCTCCCATCAGACGGGCTTTCAAAGTTTCATCCGTGAAAGTCGCCGTTTTCAGATTAGCAATCGCAAGGTTTGCAGCCCTGATCCTGGTATACATCGGGCCCCAGCCATAAGTATCATCTACCCAGCCAAGATTGGAAGGACTCAAACTTCCTTCGTTTACCGTATTAATGTTCCGGCCTGTGTGCGTAAATACTGCTTCATCCGTAAGAGAAGCCAGCATCTGCTCACTAAAACCGCCTTGCTGAAGACCCGCGTAAATACCTGTTACAAATCCTTCGGCAAGCGGACCTTCCTTCCAAACTTCTTCTGACGGAATTTCAGTTGGAGGCGTTACGTCCAAGAATTCCGTGTCGCAGGACACCAGCCCGAATGAGCCAAGTGCTGCTAAAAATATCCAATGTTTATAATTCAGTTTCATTTCTAATTCTTAAAAAGTTACACGTACACCTGCATTAAGTACTCGCGATTGCGGATAGTATTGTCCGTTTGAGCTTGTAGATTCCGGATCCCAGATCTTAATCTTGTCAAATGTGAACAAGTTAAGTCCGTTAACATACAGTCTCAGGTTACCCAAACCGATTTTGCTTCCAATTTCAGAAGGCAGATTGTAACCAAGCTCAATGTTTTTAAGACGCAGATAATTGTTGCTTCTCAGGAAATAAGTGTTGGCACCGGCGTTGTCGAAATTGGTATAATAAGTGTTATTTCTGTTGGCCAGCCTAGGTTCTGTTGAACTTGGATTATCGATGGTCCAGCGGTTATCATATGCATATTGCAGATAGTTACCAATGTCACCCGACTCCGTTTGTCCAATGTACTGCAACCCGCCTAATGCGCCCTGGAACAGGATTGAAAGGTCAAATGCTTTGTAACCTAAGTTGATCGACGCACCGCCGGTGAATTGCGGACGGTTTGTTTTTTCAGATCTTACTTTATCATCAGCTGTGATTCTTCCATCTCCGTTGATATCCTTAAACTTCATGTCACCCGGACGGATCGTTCCTGTGATACCTTTGTAATCCAATGGGTTGGCATCAACTTCGCTCTGATCGCGGAACACACCGTCGTACTGATACGCCAGGAATGAGTTATATGGCATTCCCGTTGTCTGCTGGTACGTAGGTGCACCCGGCGTTTCATCCCAAAATTTGATCTGGTTCTTCGCATAACCACCATTCACGCTCACAGAGTAAGTAAAGTCGTCTAAGCTGCCATCATAGCTCACTTTGAATTCCCATCCTTTGTTTTGCAGCTTACCCAGGTTTTGAGGAGGAAGTTTTCCGTCAATACCGGCACTGGAAGGCGTAGAACCCGTTTTTGGGATCAGAATATTCGAACGGTTGTTCACGAAATAATCAAATTCGAAAGCAACTTTATCGCGGAACAATGTTCCCTCGATACCGAAGTTCATATTGTTGGCAACCTCCCATGTAAATGCCTTGTTAGCCACACGTGATTCAAGAAGCGTTTTAGCAACCTGATCGTTGATCACGTAAGAACCAAAGCCCATTGTTGACAAATACTGGTATTCAGCAAGGATTTCTGTTCCGACCAAATACGGCTCAGCTCCCATTTGTCCCCATGAACCACGGATTTTAACATTGTTCAGGAAGTTGATATTGCCCTTCCAGAAATCTTCTTCCGAAATTCTCCAACCTGCCGAAATCCCTGGGAAGAAACCAAAACGGCCATCCTGCGGGAATACGTAAGAACCATCCACGCGCCAAAGGAATTCCGCAAGATATTTCTCTTTGAAGTTATAACCAGCCCTACCGAAGTAGCTCAAACGAGCTCTGTTAAACAAATCTGTATTGTTATAAGTTATCCCGTTAGCCGTTGTAGAACCTGAGTTACCAATGTTCTGCTCAGGCGTTCCGCCCGCAAAAAGCTGATCCACAACCGGTGAGATAAAGTAGCGACGGTAAGCAAAAAAACCATCCGCATCCACTTTCTCGCGCTGGATACCAGCCATTACGTTGAAGTTATGCGAGCCGAAAGATTTCTCGTAAGAGACCTGACCTGTCAGCTGAATAGACAATTCCTGAGAGGAAGTTTCAGTCAAACGCGGATCGCTGAATGTAGAACGAACAGTTCCCGTCAGGAATGGAGAAGTTCCATCCGCTTCATAGGTTTTCTTATCCCAATAATAAAGCGTCCATGGTTTCTGGAATGACTTCTGACGGCGGATTTGCTTATCAATCGCTGCCATTGCATTCACTTTCAAGCCTTCAACACCCGGAATAAGGATTTCGAGAGAACCGTTTGTTTGGATATAGTCACGTTTGTCATGGTTATAACCTGTTGTGTTGGTTGTAATAACCGCAGGGTTTTGACCATTCTCAATATCAGGACCAGGTCTTCCGTCCGGCCAGATCGCGATCTCAGTAGGTTTTCCGCGCATCAACATACGGAAAATATCACCTGCACCACCACCATTAGGGAAACGACGGAATTCTTCACGAAGCGTCAGGCCCAGGTTCGCACTTACATATTTGTTGATTTTTGTATCCAGATTGATACGCATATCATACTGTTTGTAACCTGTTGCAGATTTTACATAGTTACCTTCCTGGTTAATGTGTCCGAGGGATGCCAGGTATCTGATGTTCTCACTACCGCCGGTTAACTGCAGGTTGTGACGTTGCTGCGGCGACCAGTTACGGATCACGCTGCCATACCAGTCTGTGTTCGGGTGAATCAAAGGATCAGATCCATCCGAAAATTTCTTGATATCATCCGGTGTGAAAACTGCATTCAATACATTGCCGTTGTCTTTTCTTGTGTAAGCGCCATTGGTATTGAACCCTTGCAACGCACCTGCCCACTCACCTACTTCGAGGTTATCATAAATCTGCAATTCGTTACGGATTGTAGCGTATTGCGTTGCATTTGACATTGTTGGGGTGCGCGTAGGCTGCCCGATACCCATGTTCAAATCGTACGACAACTGTGGTTTTCCAGTCTTACCTCTTTTTGTAGTGATCAGAATAACCCCGTTACCTGCACGCGAACCGTAGATAGCCGCCGCCGCATCTTTCAAAACGGATACGCTCTCAATATCGGCAGGGTTCAGACGGTCCAGACCACCACTTCTGTTGGGAACACCATCCACAACGATCAGTGCATTGCTGTTACCCAACGAGTTGGTTCCACGGATACGGATGGCAGAACCATCGTAACCCGGCTCACCGCTGCCTTGTACAGCAGACACACCCGGCAGACGACCGCTTAATGTGTTGGAAAGGTTGGTTGCTGGTGCCTTTGCCAACTCGCCTCCCTTAACAGCTGTTACCGAGCCTGTTAATGTTGCTTTCTTGGCAGTTCCGTAACCTACAACCACCACTTCTTCAAGTGCTTTGGTATCGGTAAGCAATTTTACATCCAGACTGGTTTTGTTGCCCAGCGGAATCTCCTGTGTAATGTAACCGATAAATGAAAATACCAACGTTGCGGATCCTGGTGCATTCACCGTGTAATTTCCTTCCAAATCCGTGACGGTACCCGTAGAAGTACCTTTTACCACAACGCTAACGCCGGGAAGCCCCTGCGACTGCTCATCATTGACTTTTCCCTTTACCGTAACATCCTGAGCAAATGTACCGGCCGTGACGATGAACGTCAGAAAAAGGGAAAAAAAGTACCGGCTTAGGCCCCGGCCTTTTTCAGGTTTAGAAATCCCCATAAACAGAGTATAGATAGTAGATAGTTAAAAAATAGTTAAACAATGAAAAATCTTGACTTTATACAAATGGCATTCAGGCGTAATTCCTGTGTCTTTTTTACACAATTATTTTGATTAAAAATCAGTCACATTCTTTTCTCCGCGGGACATCATTTTCCGCGTAGCGCTATTATAAAATGTGAGGGGGTTGAAGCAAAAGCGGCATTTGCGCTGCTACATATTTGTCTTTGCGAAGCCGGCGAATTGGTAACCGGCAGTACAAAAAGATATGATATAATTCACATAAACAAGCATTCCTGCTTTCTGACTATGTTTTCTTCGAAAATAACCATAGGTTACTTTACGTATAGTCGCAAACAGTGTCTTTCGGACACTTAAATATTGTTTATTTCATAGATTGTTACAAAAATTTGATTTTCGATGGTGCCTTCACTAAACCAATTTCAACACTTTTCATGGCCATCCGTCGGCGCATCGCCGCATAGAAGAGAGCAAAAGAACATTCCGCCCGGTAATTCATATAACACCAAGCGAAT of Dyadobacter chenhuakuii contains these proteins:
- a CDS encoding RagB/SusD family nutrient uptake outer membrane protein translates to MKLNYKHWIFLAALGSFGLVSCDTEFLDVTPPTEIPSEEVWKEGPLAEGFVTGIYAGLQQGGFSEQMLASLTDEAVFTHTGRNINTVNEGSLSPSNLGWVDDTYGWGPMYTRIRAANLAIANLKTATFTDETLKARLMGESYFLRGYYYQQLVRYYGSAPIITRVYNLNEDYSVPRNTYEECVNRIVTDLDSAAMLLKGKTIVKGRASEAAALSLKSRVLVYAASDLHDMTTAKAKSAVLAAYPNPEFLGYVSGDRKARWTAAHAAAKAALAATDGGYKLNLTAPVTPAQGRINYISIAMGGASADKSLDASAANEIIFGRYFTPSLSEGARQTGLNNGPNGYHNWAGNTPIGLLVDDYELMDGTRFSWTNPTHKAAPYKNRDPRFYATVMFDGADWKPRPSDAKDPANQIQTGAYDLLDDKGALINRKGLDTRSSSIEDWNGSRTGYYMRKFIDPNPALYDNTDRQNIPWPFIRTTEVVFNYIEASIEVGQEAEALLWLNRIRFRSGMPALKVTGAALKEAYRHEKRIEMAYEEQRYHDARRWMIAKETLGRPLEYINVLGKFKPGKTMKEPYHYDTDVYTYTYTPVVEKSHENRTWVDKMYFRPFSRDEINRNAKLVQNPGYDK
- a CDS encoding SusC/RagA family TonB-linked outer membrane protein; amino-acid sequence: MGISKPEKGRGLSRYFFSLFLTFIVTAGTFAQDVTVKGKVNDEQSQGLPGVSVVVKGTSTGTVTDLEGNYTVNAPGSATLVFSFIGYITQEIPLGNKTSLDVKLLTDTKALEEVVVVGYGTAKKATLTGSVTAVKGGELAKAPATNLSNTLSGRLPGVSAVQGSGEPGYDGSAIRIRGTNSLGNSNALIVVDGVPNRSGGLDRLNPADIESVSVLKDAAAAIYGSRAGNGVILITTKRGKTGKPQLSYDLNMGIGQPTRTPTMSNATQYATIRNELQIYDNLEVGEWAGALQGFNTNGAYTRKDNGNVLNAVFTPDDIKKFSDGSDPLIHPNTDWYGSVIRNWSPQQRHNLQLTGGSENIRYLASLGHINQEGNYVKSATGYKQYDMRINLDTKINKYVSANLGLTLREEFRRFPNGGGAGDIFRMLMRGKPTEIAIWPDGRPGPDIENGQNPAVITTNTTGYNHDKRDYIQTNGSLEILIPGVEGLKVNAMAAIDKQIRRQKSFQKPWTLYYWDKKTYEADGTSPFLTGTVRSTFSDPRLTETSSQELSIQLTGQVSYEKSFGSHNFNVMAGIQREKVDADGFFAYRRYFISPVVDQLFAGGTPEQNIGNSGSTTANGITYNNTDLFNRARLSYFGRAGYNFKEKYLAEFLWRVDGSYVFPQDGRFGFFPGISAGWRISEEDFWKGNINFLNNVKIRGSWGQMGAEPYLVGTEILAEYQYLSTMGFGSYVINDQVAKTLLESRVANKAFTWEVANNMNFGIEGTLFRDKVAFEFDYFVNNRSNILIPKTGSTPSSAGIDGKLPPQNLGKLQNKGWEFKVSYDGSLDDFTYSVSVNGGYAKNQIKFWDETPGAPTYQQTTGMPYNSFLAYQYDGVFRDQSEVDANPLDYKGITGTIRPGDMKFKDINGDGRITADDKVRSEKTNRPQFTGGASINLGYKAFDLSILFQGALGGLQYIGQTESGDIGNYLQYAYDNRWTIDNPSSTEPRLANRNNTYYTNFDNAGANTYFLRSNNYLRLKNIELGYNLPSEIGSKIGLGNLRLYVNGLNLFTFDKIKIWDPESTSSNGQYYPQSRVLNAGVRVTF